A portion of the Stigmatella aurantiaca DW4/3-1 genome contains these proteins:
- a CDS encoding ATP-dependent helicase encodes MVRVLGATRRPNPEQHACLACNPAVPLLIAAGPGSGKTAVLILRALRHVLVDRVLPERIMITTFTRKAAKEIRTRLIEWGTPLLEALLADRAGPLDADYRAFLRQVDINRFVTGTLDSLCEEALSGARGPGERLPVLVEAFAANQLLARRGEIYKTAERLGQPFLDYLGLYTNTGDPPETLGDMTRVVRMLVDRLVQDEVDLAEYVKPGPHQAARQAVHDIFKRYTESLRSSHQMDFPTLERVFLERLRADRVPDLVSHLGVLLVDEYQDTNPLQEHIYLELARRTGAALTVVGDDDQSLYRFRGATIELFRDFQARVANALGGPAPRLLYLTDNYRSTPEIVSFLNGFIQNDPDFASARIQPPKPMIRANQPSGGVPVLGMFRNNAEERAVDLADFLNQVFRQGGRPADARLAEPIRPSPHGGDLGDAVFLSHTVSEFRRGFRGTPPSERLPWLLRQNLEKQGILCFNPRGRALKDIPEVGRALGLVLECLDAAEPGNEQGRIVADTPLTHAARSVFLRWRQDARALLATLPPAVIPRGESLQEVVARWQRFARHGQGVGTEWPLLDVLYNLLPWMPAFQDDPEHQVYLEAVSRAAAQATAFSRHRSLIFREEPHRTRSIRAVIQDVLAPIADDLVEVDEDIMPSVPRGRLNLMTIHQAKGLEFPLVIVDIASDFLSNHPKQRFRRFPDEPSPVTRLEDDLASCTPIGPLRTARTAIQRSFEDLIRLYYVAYSRPQSVLLLVGCLPCLRYNTTIPHVATFWRRDGTWPWRKPLSGQRPSMADHLPITLL; translated from the coding sequence GTGGTTCGTGTCCTCGGGGCCACCCGGCGCCCCAATCCTGAGCAGCACGCATGTTTGGCCTGCAATCCGGCGGTCCCGTTGCTGATCGCCGCGGGTCCGGGGTCCGGTAAAACCGCGGTGCTGATCCTACGAGCGCTCCGGCACGTGTTGGTCGACCGTGTTTTGCCTGAGCGGATCATGATAACGACCTTCACGCGCAAGGCGGCGAAGGAGATCCGCACGCGGCTCATCGAGTGGGGCACGCCGCTGCTCGAAGCGCTCCTCGCGGACCGGGCAGGACCGCTGGACGCGGACTACCGCGCCTTCTTGCGACAGGTCGACATCAACCGGTTTGTGACCGGTACCCTCGACAGCCTGTGCGAAGAGGCCCTCTCGGGCGCACGAGGGCCCGGCGAACGGCTGCCGGTCTTGGTGGAGGCATTTGCCGCGAACCAGCTGCTGGCCCGCCGCGGCGAGATCTACAAGACCGCGGAGCGCCTGGGACAGCCATTCCTGGATTACCTGGGGCTCTATACCAACACGGGCGACCCGCCGGAAACGCTCGGCGACATGACGCGGGTGGTGCGCATGCTCGTGGACCGCCTCGTCCAGGACGAGGTGGATCTCGCGGAGTACGTGAAGCCCGGCCCGCATCAGGCTGCCCGGCAGGCGGTCCATGACATCTTCAAGCGCTACACGGAGTCGCTCCGCTCAAGCCATCAGATGGACTTCCCCACGTTGGAGCGCGTGTTCCTGGAGCGGCTGCGCGCGGACCGGGTTCCCGACCTGGTGTCCCACCTCGGTGTTCTGCTCGTGGACGAGTATCAAGACACCAACCCGCTCCAGGAGCACATCTACCTGGAGCTTGCTCGCCGGACTGGGGCGGCGCTGACCGTCGTTGGGGACGACGACCAGTCGCTGTACCGGTTTCGCGGTGCCACGATTGAGCTCTTCCGGGACTTCCAAGCGCGGGTCGCCAACGCACTCGGCGGTCCGGCCCCCCGTCTTCTTTACCTGACTGACAACTACCGCTCGACCCCCGAGATCGTCTCGTTCCTCAATGGCTTCATCCAGAACGATCCCGATTTCGCTTCGGCACGCATCCAGCCCCCCAAGCCGATGATCCGGGCGAACCAGCCCTCGGGCGGTGTGCCGGTGCTGGGGATGTTCCGGAACAATGCGGAGGAACGCGCGGTCGATCTGGCGGATTTCCTGAATCAGGTGTTCCGGCAAGGAGGGCGCCCGGCCGATGCCCGGTTGGCGGAGCCGATCCGGCCCTCACCCCATGGGGGCGATCTCGGGGATGCCGTGTTCTTGTCGCATACGGTGAGTGAGTTCCGGCGCGGTTTCAGGGGAACCCCGCCGTCCGAGCGTCTGCCCTGGCTGCTGCGGCAGAACCTCGAGAAGCAGGGGATATTGTGTTTCAACCCACGTGGCCGCGCCCTGAAAGACATTCCTGAAGTGGGGCGCGCGTTGGGGCTCGTGCTCGAGTGTCTCGACGCGGCCGAACCGGGCAATGAGCAAGGCCGCATCGTCGCCGACACACCGCTGACCCATGCGGCGCGGAGCGTGTTCCTCCGCTGGCGCCAGGACGCCCGAGCGCTCTTGGCAACCCTCCCGCCGGCGGTCATTCCGCGAGGGGAAAGCCTTCAAGAGGTGGTGGCGCGTTGGCAGCGCTTCGCCCGTCATGGGCAGGGGGTTGGGACCGAGTGGCCCCTGCTCGACGTGCTCTACAACCTGCTGCCGTGGATGCCGGCCTTCCAGGATGATCCCGAGCATCAAGTCTACCTGGAGGCGGTGTCACGTGCGGCCGCTCAAGCGACGGCCTTCTCACGCCACCGCTCGCTGATCTTTCGCGAGGAGCCCCATCGGACTCGCAGCATCCGAGCGGTGATTCAGGACGTGCTGGCCCCGATTGCCGACGACCTGGTCGAAGTGGATGAGGACATCATGCCGAGCGTTCCTCGCGGCCGGCTGAACCTGATGACCATCCACCAGGCCAAGGGGTTGGAGTTCCCGCTGGTCATCGTCGATATCGCGTCGGACTTCTTGAGCAACCACCCCAAGCAGCGCTTCCGGCGGTTTCCCGATGAACCCTCACCGGTCACACGCTTGGAGGACGATCTCGCATCCTGCACCCCGATCGGGCCGCTCCGGACCGCCCGGACGGCCATCCAGCGCAGCTTCGAGGACCTGATCCGGCTCTATTACGTCGCGTACAGCCGTCCGCAGAGCGTGCTCCTGCTCGTCGGCTGTCTCCCCTGTCTTCGGTACAACACGACCATCCCGCACGTCGCGACGTTCTGGCGCCGGGACGGAACGTGGCCTTGGCGCAAGCCGCTCTCGGGGCAGCGGCCATCGATGGCGGACCATCTCCCGATCACCCTTCTTTAG
- a CDS encoding LysR family transcriptional regulator, translating to MSLTHIQSFVAVAEEGHVGRAARRLHLTQPPLSRHILALEDELGTPLFERTARGMRLLPAGEAFLHHARRILAEVDAAVHTVRGVTSGH from the coding sequence GTGAGTCTCACGCACATTCAGTCCTTCGTGGCGGTGGCCGAGGAAGGCCACGTGGGGCGGGCCGCCCGCCGGCTTCACCTCACCCAGCCGCCCTTGAGCCGCCACATCCTCGCGCTCGAGGACGAGCTGGGCACCCCGCTCTTCGAGCGCACGGCGCGGGGCATGCGCCTGCTGCCCGCGGGCGAGGCCTTCCTGCACCACGCGCGGCGCATCCTCGCCGAAGTGGACGCCGCGGTGCACACCGTGCGCGGCGTCACCTCGGGCCACTGA
- a CDS encoding acyl-CoA carboxylase subunit beta produces MDGTPEKDPLRARLQQMEQQAELGGGADRIAKQHEAGKLTARERIDLLLDPGSFCELDKFVTHRSHDFGMGDKKILGDGVVTGYGTVEGRQVFVFAQDFTVFGGSLSGAYAQKICKIMDMATRVGAPVIGLNDSGGARIQEGVESLAGYADIFLRNTLASGVVPQLSLILGPCAGGAVYSPAITDFILMVKDTSYMFITGPDVIKTVTHEEVTKEALGGALTHNQKSGVAHFAADNEQGAILMTRELLSFLPSNNQEDPPVQPCDDDVFRAEESLKTLVPNNPNKPYDVKEIVRAIVDHKHFFEVQEHFARNIVIGFARMNGRPVGIVANQPAVLAGCLDIDASVKAARFVRFCDCFNIPLVTLVDVPGFLPGTDQEWGGIITHGAKLLYAFAEATVPKVTLITRKAYGGAYDVMASKHIRADINYAYPTAEIAVMGPEGAVNIIFRNELAKAADANAERTKQVNEYREKFANPFKAAELGYIDEVIRPEETRAKIIRALEMLKDKRQENPVRKHGNIPL; encoded by the coding sequence ATGGACGGAACCCCCGAGAAAGACCCTTTGCGCGCACGGCTCCAGCAGATGGAGCAGCAGGCGGAACTGGGCGGCGGCGCGGACCGCATCGCCAAGCAACACGAGGCCGGCAAGCTCACCGCCCGCGAGCGCATTGATCTGCTGTTGGACCCTGGCTCCTTCTGCGAGCTGGACAAGTTCGTCACCCACCGGTCACACGACTTCGGCATGGGCGACAAGAAGATCCTCGGCGACGGCGTCGTCACCGGCTACGGCACGGTGGAAGGCCGGCAGGTGTTCGTCTTCGCCCAGGACTTCACCGTCTTCGGCGGCTCCCTGTCCGGGGCGTACGCGCAGAAGATCTGCAAGATCATGGACATGGCCACGCGCGTGGGCGCGCCTGTCATCGGCCTGAACGACTCGGGCGGCGCGCGCATCCAGGAGGGCGTGGAGAGCCTCGCCGGCTACGCCGACATCTTCCTGCGCAACACCCTGGCCTCGGGCGTCGTGCCCCAGCTGTCGCTCATCCTGGGCCCCTGCGCGGGCGGCGCGGTGTACTCCCCGGCCATCACCGACTTCATCCTCATGGTGAAGGACACCTCTTACATGTTCATCACCGGCCCGGACGTCATCAAGACGGTGACGCACGAGGAGGTGACGAAGGAGGCGCTGGGCGGCGCGCTCACGCACAACCAGAAGTCCGGCGTGGCGCACTTCGCCGCGGACAACGAGCAGGGCGCCATCCTGATGACGCGCGAGCTGCTCTCGTTCCTGCCCTCCAACAACCAGGAGGACCCGCCCGTCCAGCCGTGCGACGACGACGTGTTCCGGGCCGAGGAGAGCCTGAAGACCCTCGTCCCGAACAACCCCAACAAGCCCTACGACGTCAAGGAGATCGTCCGGGCCATCGTCGACCACAAGCACTTCTTCGAGGTGCAGGAGCACTTCGCCCGGAACATCGTCATCGGCTTCGCGCGGATGAACGGACGGCCCGTGGGCATCGTCGCCAACCAGCCGGCGGTGCTGGCCGGGTGCCTGGACATCGACGCCTCGGTGAAGGCGGCGCGCTTCGTGCGCTTCTGCGACTGCTTCAACATCCCGCTCGTCACGCTGGTGGACGTGCCCGGCTTCCTGCCCGGCACGGACCAGGAGTGGGGCGGCATCATCACCCACGGCGCCAAGCTGCTCTACGCCTTCGCCGAGGCCACCGTGCCCAAGGTGACGCTCATCACCCGCAAGGCCTACGGCGGGGCGTATGACGTCATGGCCTCCAAGCACATCCGCGCGGACATCAACTACGCCTACCCCACGGCGGAGATCGCCGTCATGGGCCCCGAGGGCGCGGTGAACATCATCTTCCGCAACGAGCTGGCCAAGGCGGCGGACGCCAATGCCGAGCGCACCAAGCAGGTGAACGAGTACCGGGAGAAGTTCGCCAACCCCTTCAAGGCCGCGGAGCTGGGCTACATCGACGAGGTGATCCGCCCCGAGGAGACGCGGGCGAAAATCATCCGCGCCCTGGAGATGCTCAAGGACAAGCGGCAGGAGAACCCCGTGCGCAAGCACGGGAACATCCCCCTGTAG
- a CDS encoding PD-(D/E)XK nuclease family protein yields MELAVKRPDRIVPEYSLTGDLLSYLRCALQYRYYNGSALPPSRPVQMWYGEFIHGMLEASFRRWSDAGGALPFPWPCMPLPDAGPPQAPPQELAPHDLRVIGWPIEEALAYEGKRARSRRARISAYRRAEAAINLLGPHLFPLIADAEQKVIGTRLLPQPTHGPLLRSERYALHGVIDVLTNVELASVGPGNIIREAVEAKCPGLTGTFEVIVDYKGSRRPAMDEAHWALGEWQVQTYAWLRQRQQLAHPVVAGILIYVNELAPGGDDLRRLRQAIERGQTDVVPSRGDPDFYALQAWTPGAAPGLSEAFRFRRALRVIPITEESIARATREFDRIVSEIERRVIHEATQGHILETWPPTCHEPETCIACDFRFFCPRSAAPLEAHPAEPALADNGGP; encoded by the coding sequence ATGGAACTCGCTGTCAAGCGGCCTGATCGCATTGTCCCCGAATACAGCCTGACCGGAGACCTCCTCTCCTACCTCCGCTGCGCGCTGCAGTACCGCTACTACAATGGCAGCGCGCTGCCTCCGTCGCGCCCGGTGCAGATGTGGTACGGGGAGTTCATCCACGGGATGCTGGAGGCCTCCTTCCGCCGGTGGAGCGATGCGGGCGGCGCGTTGCCGTTTCCCTGGCCCTGTATGCCGTTGCCCGATGCCGGGCCGCCGCAGGCACCGCCCCAGGAACTCGCGCCGCACGACCTGCGCGTCATCGGATGGCCGATTGAGGAGGCACTGGCGTACGAGGGCAAGCGAGCCCGCAGCCGCCGGGCGCGGATCTCGGCCTATCGCCGCGCCGAGGCCGCGATCAATCTGCTGGGACCCCACCTGTTTCCGCTCATCGCCGATGCGGAGCAAAAGGTGATCGGTACACGGCTCTTGCCGCAGCCCACCCATGGCCCCCTTCTGCGCTCCGAACGCTATGCCCTGCACGGCGTCATCGACGTCCTCACGAATGTGGAGCTGGCGAGCGTTGGGCCGGGAAACATCATTCGCGAGGCGGTCGAGGCGAAGTGTCCGGGCCTCACGGGGACGTTTGAGGTGATTGTCGACTACAAGGGGTCGCGTCGGCCCGCGATGGATGAGGCGCATTGGGCCCTCGGCGAGTGGCAGGTCCAGACGTACGCATGGCTTCGGCAGCGGCAGCAACTCGCCCATCCGGTGGTGGCCGGCATCCTGATCTACGTGAACGAACTGGCGCCAGGTGGGGACGACCTCCGCCGCTTGCGGCAAGCCATCGAGCGTGGGCAAACCGATGTGGTTCCATCGCGAGGCGATCCTGATTTTTATGCGTTGCAGGCCTGGACTCCCGGGGCCGCTCCAGGGCTTTCGGAAGCGTTCCGCTTTCGCCGCGCGCTCCGCGTCATTCCGATCACCGAAGAGAGCATCGCGCGGGCGACCCGCGAGTTTGATCGGATCGTGTCCGAAATCGAGCGCCGGGTGATCCATGAGGCAACGCAAGGCCACATTCTCGAGACGTGGCCGCCGACGTGTCACGAGCCGGAGACCTGCATTGCCTGCGACTTCCGCTTCTTCTGCCCAAGGTCGGCGGCCCCGCTGGAAGCGCACCCCGCCGAGCCCGCGTTGGCGGACAATGGCGGGCCGTGA
- a CDS encoding FadR/GntR family transcriptional regulator → MEWVGLVGRVEQDLERMISQGLLPQDGLLPSENSLAKHYGLSRSTVREALKRLAARALIEQHPGRRSRALPLEGAVTLENLAVVLEGPGAAQPERRRLLEGFLALKRETAVELLAACCQQASARDLDTLAGLCFELAEEARWGDNPGRWAELEFALLRQAARAVERPGQALLLQSLERSYRGMARWLVPHLNAQATRQWALCALHALAGKDAQPLRQELPALLQASDAHLLAGLPPLQEPRGSSMPPLCADTAPSHPTLEHGDATQRLSEAKSPNQSACPTGLSQRPPTGGPPSEAPSSDLRTLLVDGAPGADMSQGQEASRRVPSGLQERPSQAPVGSGSGVKRLGREDGHLLQDETAEGEQGGVCTAGEAGPVTGQRVPEEGQGGRRLLACEGALLPADRVA, encoded by the coding sequence ATGGAATGGGTGGGGCTCGTCGGACGAGTGGAGCAGGACCTGGAGCGGATGATTTCGCAAGGCCTGCTGCCCCAGGATGGATTGCTTCCCTCGGAAAACTCGCTGGCCAAGCACTACGGACTTTCACGGAGCACCGTCCGTGAAGCACTGAAGCGCCTGGCCGCCAGAGCGTTGATTGAGCAGCACCCGGGCCGCCGCAGCCGAGCCCTCCCCTTGGAGGGGGCGGTGACACTGGAGAACCTGGCGGTGGTGTTGGAGGGCCCGGGCGCCGCTCAACCGGAGAGGCGGAGGCTGCTGGAGGGTTTTCTGGCCCTCAAGCGAGAGACGGCAGTGGAACTGCTGGCGGCGTGTTGCCAGCAGGCCTCTGCCAGGGACTTGGACACGCTGGCAGGCCTGTGCTTCGAGTTGGCGGAGGAGGCCCGCTGGGGCGACAACCCCGGCAGGTGGGCGGAGTTGGAATTCGCGTTGCTGAGGCAGGCGGCCCGCGCGGTGGAGCGTCCCGGACAGGCGCTGCTGCTGCAGTCGCTGGAGCGCTCGTACCGAGGAATGGCCCGGTGGCTGGTGCCGCACCTGAATGCGCAGGCCACTCGGCAGTGGGCACTCTGTGCGCTGCACGCCCTGGCAGGTAAGGACGCGCAGCCCCTGCGCCAGGAACTGCCCGCCTTGCTCCAGGCGAGCGATGCGCACCTGCTCGCAGGCCTCCCACCCCTGCAGGAGCCAAGGGGGTCGTCAATGCCTCCACTCTGCGCAGACACAGCCCCCTCTCACCCCACCCTGGAGCATGGGGACGCCACGCAGAGGCTGTCGGAGGCGAAGAGTCCCAACCAGTCTGCTTGTCCTACAGGTTTGAGCCAACGGCCGCCCACGGGGGGCCCCCCATCCGAGGCTCCCTCCTCGGACTTACGCACCCTTCTGGTAGACGGGGCTCCCGGCGCGGATATGTCTCAGGGCCAGGAAGCGTCGCGAAGGGTTCCGTCTGGCCTCCAGGAGCGACCGTCCCAGGCTCCGGTTGGTTCGGGCTCTGGGGTTAAGCGCCTGGGCAGAGAGGACGGACACCTCCTCCAGGATGAAACGGCGGAGGGTGAACAAGGTGGAGTGTGCACGGCTGGGGAAGCGGGGCCGGTGACCGGCCAGCGAGTGCCTGAAGAGGGGCAGGGGGGACGGAGGCTGCTGGCGTGCGAGGGCGCTCTTCTCCCTGCTGACAGGGTCGCTTGA
- a CDS encoding ROK family protein, which produces MTTLVGGIEAGGTKFVCVVGTGPEDIRAQVRIPTTTPEATLGEALAFFQQQSRHVGPLAALGIASFGPLDLHPSSPSYGFITSTAKPGWRNVDLAGPFRRALGVPVSIDTDVNGAALGEGRWGAARGLGTFVYLTVGTGIGGGGVINHQMMHGLIHPEMGHIWLPRSPKEEPSFQGVCPYHGGCFEGLASGPALHRRWGGQAEALPENHPAWELEAHYISLALANFIATLSPQRIILGGGVMAQRHLYPLVRDEVRRLLNGYIQSADILERMDAYIVPPALEGLSGAAGALALAQTRVLKDMPVLEKTG; this is translated from the coding sequence ATGACGACACTCGTGGGTGGTATCGAGGCCGGAGGAACCAAGTTTGTCTGCGTGGTGGGCACCGGCCCGGAGGACATCCGCGCCCAGGTGCGCATCCCCACCACGACGCCGGAGGCCACCCTGGGGGAGGCCCTGGCGTTCTTCCAGCAGCAGAGCCGGCACGTGGGCCCGCTGGCCGCCCTGGGCATTGCGTCCTTTGGCCCCCTGGACTTGCACCCCAGCTCACCCTCCTATGGGTTCATCACCTCCACGGCCAAGCCGGGCTGGAGGAACGTCGATCTGGCGGGGCCGTTCCGGCGGGCGCTGGGCGTTCCCGTGTCCATCGACACGGACGTGAACGGCGCGGCCCTGGGCGAGGGGCGCTGGGGCGCGGCCCGGGGGCTCGGCACGTTCGTCTACCTGACGGTCGGCACGGGCATCGGCGGGGGAGGGGTGATCAACCACCAGATGATGCATGGCTTGATTCATCCGGAGATGGGCCACATCTGGTTGCCCCGCAGTCCCAAGGAGGAGCCCTCCTTCCAAGGGGTCTGCCCCTACCATGGGGGGTGCTTCGAGGGGCTGGCCTCGGGGCCCGCGCTCCATCGCCGCTGGGGCGGGCAGGCCGAGGCGCTTCCGGAGAACCACCCCGCCTGGGAACTGGAGGCGCACTACATCTCGCTGGCCTTGGCCAACTTCATCGCCACGCTCTCGCCGCAGCGGATCATCCTGGGCGGTGGGGTGATGGCGCAGCGGCACCTCTATCCGTTGGTGCGGGACGAGGTCCGCCGGTTGCTCAATGGCTATATCCAGTCCGCTGACATCCTGGAGCGCATGGACGCGTACATCGTCCCGCCAGCCTTGGAAGGGCTCTCCGGGGCCGCGGGCGCCTTGGCCCTGGCCCAGACCCGCGTGCTGAAGGACATGCCCGTGCTGGAAAAGACGGGGTGA
- the map gene encoding type I methionyl aminopeptidase, with product MGIPLLKGTEIDRLRLAGQAAAGTLAYIASRLAPGISTADIDSWVREDTARRGGTPSQLGYKGFPATVCTSRNQVVCHGIPRPDEHLAPGDIVNVDVTTCLNGFHGDTSATFFIGEVSAEARHVVDVARRCREAGMAVVRHGAKMGDIGAAIQELARAEGCSVVEEFGGHGIGRSMHGPPHVPHVGRKGTGITLRSGMVLTIEPMVNLGRPEVRILPDGWTVVTADGSLSAQFEHTVLVTREGCEVLTPVVPPVA from the coding sequence ATGGGCATTCCACTGTTGAAGGGCACCGAGATTGATCGCCTCCGCCTGGCGGGGCAGGCGGCGGCGGGAACGCTGGCCTACATCGCCTCCCGCCTGGCGCCCGGCATCTCCACGGCGGACATCGATTCATGGGTGCGGGAGGACACCGCGCGCCGCGGGGGCACCCCCAGCCAGCTGGGCTACAAGGGCTTTCCGGCCACGGTGTGCACCAGCCGCAATCAGGTGGTCTGCCACGGCATTCCACGCCCCGATGAGCACCTGGCCCCCGGGGACATCGTCAACGTCGACGTGACGACGTGTCTGAATGGCTTCCATGGGGACACCTCGGCCACGTTCTTCATCGGCGAGGTGTCCGCGGAGGCACGGCACGTGGTGGACGTGGCGCGCCGGTGCCGGGAGGCGGGCATGGCGGTGGTGCGCCATGGCGCGAAGATGGGGGACATTGGCGCGGCCATCCAGGAACTGGCACGGGCCGAGGGGTGCAGCGTGGTGGAGGAGTTCGGCGGCCATGGCATTGGCCGCAGCATGCACGGCCCGCCCCATGTGCCCCACGTGGGGCGCAAGGGCACGGGCATCACCTTGCGCTCGGGCATGGTGCTCACCATCGAGCCCATGGTGAACTTGGGCCGCCCCGAGGTGCGCATCCTTCCGGATGGGTGGACGGTGGTGACGGCGGACGGCAGCCTCTCCGCCCAGTTCGAGCACACCGTCCTGGTGACGCGCGAGGGCTGCGAGGTGCTCACCCCTGTCGTGCCCCCCGTGGCATGA
- a CDS encoding cupin domain-containing protein → MPTLIPSPTRVEAAGNKPKLIDEYVGRVNSKTGELSVAHMRSPGGWVEPGQTPAFREYTVVLRGWLRVEHRGGSLDVRAGQGVVCEPGEWIRYSTPGEEGAEYIAICLPAFSPDTVHRDP, encoded by the coding sequence GTGCCGACCCTCATCCCCTCCCCCACCCGTGTGGAAGCCGCGGGCAACAAGCCAAAGCTCATCGACGAGTACGTGGGCCGGGTGAACTCGAAGACAGGGGAGCTGAGCGTGGCCCACATGCGCAGCCCGGGAGGCTGGGTCGAGCCTGGACAGACGCCCGCGTTTCGCGAGTACACCGTGGTGCTCAGGGGCTGGCTGCGCGTGGAGCACCGGGGGGGCTCGCTCGACGTGCGCGCGGGCCAGGGCGTGGTGTGTGAGCCCGGAGAATGGATCCGCTACAGCACTCCCGGCGAGGAGGGGGCCGAGTACATCGCCATCTGCTTGCCCGCGTTCTCCCCAGACACCGTCCACCGCGACCCCTGA
- a CDS encoding M4 family metallopeptidase — protein sequence MSIRRLDGQPPATSASRTTATTPAAPTATNTVKTPAAAARPGASDQSSFTPPRRAPTELTGASAHQAPIPGPVNVNSREGQAAIQSTLAAISQQKSPPGASLIGPRFDASQAFTPRSIERDELGMTHVRMDRTHEGVKVFGEQVIGHLDADGKFASLTGETSSLPTGLGSTQPKLSEKDALAIAQKEFGGTADQAPQVERVLYQDAKGEYQSAYRVELANLGGKEQPRRMNYLLDANSGKLFESFNQLGGIERPKATRTEPTAVTGTATPNAAIQDNKTVTSKITLGEDVSIDKLKLDLDIAHSYRGDLTVQLTSPSGKTATVSDRKGGSADDLKGPFDLSEFAGEKTKGDWTLTVKDSAAGDTGTLKSWGLTATPKIDKPLPTPPASGTADDTSLYSGKVDLSTKKNADGTYSLEDSTRGQGVVTLDAQGKDEAQNPVAIKDNNNVWGEAGDPSRNKAAVDAHYGAQMTYDMYKNVLGRDSLDGKGEKLVSNIHIGTDFVNAYWDGKQMNYGDGNGKDAGPLTTLDIAGHEITHGLTERTAGLLYRNESGGLNEAFSDIMGTGVEWYASQKNEAVKFDWAVGEDAWTPNNGDPTDALRYMDDPTKDNYSVDHYKNYPKQTEVHGSSGIANNAFYLLANGGTNRTSKAEVKDGIGMEKGLKIYYRALAHYMTPNTTFAQAREATLKAATDLYGANSTEAKKVAESWAAVGVGK from the coding sequence GTGAGCATTCGCCGCCTGGATGGTCAGCCCCCCGCCACCTCTGCTTCCCGCACCACCGCCACCACCCCTGCCGCCCCCACGGCCACCAATACGGTCAAGACCCCCGCCGCGGCCGCGCGCCCGGGCGCCTCGGACCAGTCGTCCTTCACCCCCCCCCGCCGCGCCCCCACCGAGCTGACGGGAGCCTCCGCGCACCAGGCCCCCATCCCCGGCCCGGTCAACGTGAACAGCCGCGAGGGCCAGGCCGCCATTCAGTCCACGCTGGCGGCCATCTCCCAGCAGAAGAGCCCCCCGGGCGCCAGCCTCATCGGCCCCCGGTTCGATGCCTCCCAGGCGTTCACCCCCCGCTCCATCGAGCGCGACGAGCTGGGCATGACGCACGTGCGCATGGACCGCACCCACGAGGGCGTGAAGGTCTTCGGCGAGCAGGTCATCGGCCACCTGGATGCGGACGGCAAGTTCGCGAGCCTCACCGGTGAGACGTCCTCCCTGCCCACCGGGCTCGGCTCGACGCAGCCCAAGCTCTCCGAGAAGGACGCGCTGGCCATCGCGCAGAAGGAGTTCGGCGGCACGGCGGACCAGGCCCCCCAGGTGGAGCGCGTCCTCTACCAGGATGCCAAGGGCGAGTATCAGTCGGCCTACCGCGTGGAGCTGGCCAACCTCGGCGGCAAGGAGCAGCCGCGCCGGATGAACTACCTGCTCGACGCGAACAGCGGCAAGCTCTTCGAGTCCTTCAACCAGCTCGGCGGCATCGAGCGCCCCAAGGCCACGCGCACCGAGCCCACCGCCGTGACGGGCACCGCCACCCCCAACGCCGCCATCCAGGACAACAAGACCGTCACCTCGAAGATCACCCTCGGCGAGGACGTCTCCATCGACAAGTTGAAGCTGGACCTGGACATCGCCCACTCGTACCGCGGAGACCTGACCGTCCAGCTGACCAGCCCCTCGGGCAAGACGGCCACGGTGAGCGACCGCAAGGGCGGCAGCGCCGATGACTTGAAGGGCCCCTTCGACCTGAGCGAGTTCGCCGGCGAGAAGACGAAGGGCGACTGGACGCTGACCGTGAAGGACTCCGCCGCGGGCGACACGGGCACCCTGAAGAGCTGGGGCCTGACCGCCACGCCGAAGATCGACAAGCCCCTGCCCACCCCCCCGGCCAGCGGCACCGCGGACGACACCTCGCTCTACAGCGGCAAGGTGGACCTCTCCACCAAGAAGAACGCGGACGGCACCTACAGCCTGGAGGACAGCACGCGCGGCCAGGGCGTGGTGACGCTGGACGCGCAGGGCAAGGACGAGGCGCAGAACCCGGTCGCCATCAAGGACAACAACAACGTCTGGGGCGAGGCGGGAGACCCCTCGCGCAACAAGGCCGCCGTGGACGCGCACTACGGCGCGCAGATGACGTACGACATGTACAAGAACGTCCTCGGCCGCGACTCGCTGGATGGCAAGGGCGAGAAGCTCGTCTCCAACATCCACATCGGCACCGACTTCGTGAACGCGTACTGGGACGGCAAGCAGATGAACTACGGCGATGGCAACGGCAAGGACGCCGGCCCGCTGACCACCCTGGACATCGCCGGCCACGAAATCACCCACGGCCTCACCGAGCGCACCGCGGGCCTGCTCTACCGCAACGAGTCCGGCGGCCTGAACGAGGCGTTCAGCGACATCATGGGCACCGGCGTGGAGTGGTACGCCTCGCAGAAGAACGAGGCGGTGAAGTTCGACTGGGCCGTGGGCGAGGACGCCTGGACGCCCAACAACGGCGACCCCACTGACGCGCTGCGCTACATGGACGACCCGACGAAGGACAACTACTCGGTCGACCACTACAAGAACTACCCGAAGCAGACCGAGGTGCACGGCTCCAGCGGCATCGCCAACAACGCCTTCTACCTCTTGGCCAACGGCGGCACCAACCGCACCTCCAAGGCCGAGGTCAAGGACGGCATCGGCATGGAGAAGGGCCTGAAGATCTACTACCGCGCCCTGGCCCATTACATGACGCCGAACACCACCTTCGCCCAGGCGCGGGAGGCCACCCTCAAGGCGGCCACGGACCTGTACGGCGCCAACTCCACCGAGGCCAAGAAGGTCGCGGAAAGCTGGGCGGCGGTGGGCGTCGGCAAGTAG